ATCTTCCGGTTCGGCTTGTACATCCGGTTCTCTGGACCCGTCGCATGTTTTACTTGCCATTGGTTTGTCCCACGAAATCGCACATGGTTCTTTACGCATCACGTTGGGCTATGAAAATACCGATGATGATATTGATTATTTATTTACGGTGCTTCCTGAAATTGTTGAAAGACTTCGGATGATGTCACCGCTTTACGAAAAAGTCCTGAAAGGAGAAAACAAATAATGCAGTACACAGAAAAAGTAATTGATCATTTTACAAATCCCAGAAATGTGGGTGAAATTGAAAATGCCGACGGTGTTGGTGAAGTTGGTAACGCAAAGTGCGGCGATATTATGAAAATGTATCTCAAAATTGAGGATGAGATTATAACAGACGTTAAGTTTAAAACCTATGGCTGCGGTGCTGCGATAGCAACCAGCTCTGTTGCAACCGAAATGATTAAAGGTAAAAGTGTTGATGAAGCATTGCGTCTTAAAAACAGTGAGGTTGTGGATGAGCTCGGCGGATTGCCTGATGTGAAAATTCATTGCAGTGTATTGGCTGAAGAAGCGATTAAAAAAGCAATCGGTGACTATTATGTGAAAAAGGGCATACTCCCGGCAGAACAGCATGAATGTGACGGCTGTTGTGAAGCTTGTAAAAAACACGAACAGGAATAAAAAACAACCGCTCTCAATCGAGAGCGGTTGTTTTTATTTTACAGACCATTTTGAAATATCTTCATACAAACTGTTGGCGTATGGCGAAAATGTGCCGTTTACTTTATCTGAAACTGCAAAAACTTCCTTTTCGTAGTACAGACTGATAATGGGTACATGCTTTAACAAGAGTGCCTGAATCTCTTTTGCAGAATCCGTTTTTTTCTTTTGCAGTCCGGTTCCGGAAAACTCTGTCAATAAAGCATCCATCTTCTTAACCTTGTAATTCAAGTTATTTTTGGACGAGTGTAGTAAAAAACTTAAATTTTGGTCAGCGGGGATGATTACTTCTCCGATGTAGGCGGTGTATTCTCCTTTTTCTATTTTCTCGAGGTATTCTTTGTACGGCAGAGCGGTGATTTGGGAATCAATACCGTTTTCCCGTAATTGCGTGTTGATAAATTCCGCCGTTTTCTTTTTTGAGTCACTTTCTTCATTGATCAGGATGCTAAAGGAGGGCACATCTTCTGCGTGGCTTTTTTTCAAATACGCTTTTGCTTTTTCAATATTGAATTGCAAATCTGTTTTATACGCCTTGTCATATGCACTTTTGGGTCGGAATGGGGAATTGGTTATGGTCGCATACCCTGCAAGCATGGAATCAACAAGAGCTTGCTTGTCAATCAAATGTGCAATTGCTTTTCTTGCATACGCATCGGGTAATATTGTTGATGTACAATTAAAACCCAGATAGGTAAATTTGTCCGTTACATAGTCATGCGTAGAAATGTTTGTCATGTTTGATAAGGTGGAAAGTGCGTTAATATCGCAGGATACCATATCAATGTCGAGTGCATGAAAAGCGTTTGCGGCTGCTTCTTTATTGGGGTAGTACACAACGTGAACTGTTTTGATTTGAGGTAAAAACTCTTTGTTTGCGTTCTCACCTGTGTTTGCAGTTAATACTAACTTATCATTTGTTTTGTCTGTCAGAATATAAGACCCGCACCCCAGAAGAGAGGTCTTGTCTTTGTAAATCGGAAAATTAAGAGTGGAAAGAACACCGAGTCCTTTCTGTTTCAACTTCAGGGTCAAAACATTTCCGGAAGCAGAACAGGATTCTACATAATCATTGACAGGACTGTATAAGCCGGCGGAGTACTCTTTTAAAGTATCGAGTGCACCCTTGGCATGAATGGCGGTAAGTGGTGTTCCGTCAGAAAAAACAATGTCGTCGCGCAAGGTGAGCTTCAGAATTGAACCGTTTTTAGAAAAATGCCATTCTGTTGCAAGACAGGGCGTTATGCTTAAATCTTCATTAACAGTTAAAAGCGGTTTATACAGCATAGAAGAGAGCAAAGAGGCGTTTGTTTTGTATTTCGTAGTTAACGGATTGAGTGTGTCAGGGGAAAAAGCAAAAAGAGAGATTTCGCCGCTTGCAACCGAAGCATCATTTTTTTCGCCACAGGAAACACAAAGCAAAACCAAAATAAATGTCAGTATTAAACAGATTGTTTTTTTCATACAATATTCATCCTTTTTATTTCTTTGGCAAGACCGGTTTTATCGTCTACTGAGATTACCACAGCATTGAATTGGGCAATACCGTCCGAAAGCTCAAAACGATCTCTTTGGTGATAAGCAAACCGATTGACAATAATTTCGGTTTTGGTACCCAGAATAGAATGGTGTGCACCTGTCATGCCTACATCGGTTATAAATGCTGTGCCACCGGGCAGAATTCTTTCATCAGCAGTCTGCACATGTGTATGTGTGCCGACAACCGCAGCCACTTTTCCATCCATAAAATGTGCCATAGCAGCTTTTTCGCTTGTCGCTTCAGCATGAAAATCGATTAAAATTGCATCCGCCTCATCTTTGATTTTTGCATACTCGGCCATTACAGCGTCAAAAGGAGAATTAATCGGGTCCAGATAAACCTGTCCCTGTATATTGATTACACCAAGTCTGTAACAGCCAGTGTCATATACCACAGAGCCTTCGCCCGGCAACGATTTGTTATAATTCGCAGGGCGAATGATGTAATCAAAGTTTTCAAAAACATCTTCAACGTTGCGGTTAAAGGTGTGGTTGCCCATTGTAAAAACATCTATGCCTGCATTCCACAACTCCTTTAAAGATGGGATTGTGATACTGTTTCCGTGTGATGCGTTTTCTCCGTTTGCGATGCAGATGTCTATTTTGTTCTCTTTTCGTATCCGGTTTAAGTTTCGCACTATATATTCTCTGCCGGGTTTTCCGACAATATCTCCGATAAATAAAATATTCATGGTATATCCTTTCTAATGTTGCATATATTATATTATAACACTGATTCTGATTATTTTCAACCGGAAAATTATTTTTATAAAAATTAAATTTAGGGGTTGACAAATCACGTTTTTTGTGTTATTATATTTAATGCGTTAAGAAAACGTATATATCGCGGGGTAGAGCAGCCTGGTAGCTCGTCGGGCTCATAACCCGGAGGTCGTGTGGTTCAAATCCCGCCCCCGCAACCATGAAAAAAAGACAGATTTCGACAAAGAAATCTGTCTTTTTTTAGCTAAATTCGCGTTTCGCGAGCTAAATGTGCTAATGCACGCTAAATTACTTCGTAGCTAAATTGACCTTCGGTCAGCTAAAAAGCGAATTTAATTTAGCTGTTTCGGCAGAAACAATTTAGCTATTGCGGAGCAATAATTTCGCTTTGCACGAATGTGCAAAATTTAGCTAAATCACTTTGCATCATTATTATTCTGCATTGCCACAAAATAACCCTAACTTAAAAAGTTAGGGTTATTATTTTTTGGCTTTATTTAAAGACTTTTCGTGATTTTAGTAATACAAAAGAGCTACTTTGGAGGTAGTCTAAGGTGGTTTTTCTTGTGTTTTTGGCTTTTTGCGATTTTTTAAAAGGGTTCATATGATTTATAAAAGGGTTCATATGACAATGTGAGCATCTTTGAGAAACAAAATTCGACTCCCTATAATCGCCCCACAAATAAAAAGGATACCTTTATGGTATCCTTTTTATTTGTGTAGATATTAAATCGGGAGGAGAACTGCCGAAGGCAGTTCGTTGAGACAGCCAAGATGCGAAGCGGATTGGACTGTCGTGTCTCGAGTGAGCAAATTTCTTCGCTGGCGACGAGGTCGCCCGAAGAAAAGCGAAACGCAGAGTCTCCCTACACCCACATAAGGACAACAATTTTATAGAATTGTTGTCCTTTTATTTAAGCCTTTTTCGGTATTTTACAATAATCAGGAAACAAGCCTGTTAAAGCTGAAGATTAATTTTAAACTATTTTTTTGTAATTTTAGGGTAGAAAATATTAAATTTGTGTGTTATTATGAATTTATAAAGGAGGTATTGCCATGAAAAGAACAGGTGCAGATTACATAAAACCCTTTGCGAAAGAAATATTCGGTACAGAAAATGTGGGATTTTATCCATATCCTAGAGAAGAGCTTATAAAGCAACCCATTTTTCCGTATTTTGTATTAGACGGTGGTGCGTTCAATCTGATGAAAGACCGCTTTGGTACGGCAGACGGTGATAAAATTCTAGAGCTTACGTTATCAGGAGACCTTTTTGAAATTTTTAAGTACAAGGGCGAATTTAATTGGGAAGCGTCCTTTGCGTATTCTAAAGATACCGATTTCATGAAAAAATATGAATGGCAAATCTGGCCGCAACGCCTGTATTTTACCATTCCGCTTGCCCATAAATTTTTGCAGACGGGCGAAAGAAAATATGCAGATGCATGGCTTACCATTGTCAAAGAATGGGACAGGGCACACCCGTATCAGGAGTTTGACCCTGCAATTCATTACATAAAAACTGACATGGTTTGGCGTGATATGCAGGTTGCGTGGCGTACCATGTCACTGTTACACGGTCTATTTATGCTAAGCGATGCACCCTTCACAAAGGATGATTGGAAATATCTTTATGATTTTGTGAAGCTTCATATGAATCATCTCTATATTGAAGCGATTGACAGACTTAATCGGAAATATGCGCAAAATCACGTTTTGCAGATTGGCGTTGTGCTTCTTTTTGCGGTTTCCATGTTTCCGGAGTTTGACAATATAGAAGAATTGACTAAAATTGCACTTGATACCGTAGAGTTGAACTTAAGAAATGCGATTTTTGAGGACGGCGGCAGTGATGAGGACAGCCCTAGCTACAGTCATTTTATCGCAAGACTTTATTTAGAGGCGTTACTTATTATTGAAAAGAACGGCTATCCCGAAATCAAAGGTTTGGAAGAAAGTGTAAAAAAACAGTACGAATGGCTTTACCGTTGCATGACACCGCAAGGGAAACCGCTTGCCCTTTCGGATTCTTATGGGCTTGATGTCTTGTTGGATTTAGAGTATGTTTCGAGATTGATTGAACTGGATTTTGACAGAGAGCTTAAGTCGGTTTATTATCCCCACAGCCATATTGCAATTTACAGAAACGGTGATATGACTCTGGTTTTAGATGCACCTTCTTGGCCGGGTCCGCATCACCATGCAGGGACACCGCAGATTCTTTCGTTCTATAAGGATAAGCCTTTGCTGATTGATACGGGCGTTTGCAGTTATGACCGTTGGGAATTTTACGAATATTTGCATGAGTTTAAAGCGCATAACGTGGTTTACAATCCTGAATTTGAGATTGATGACTGTACCGTTACTCCGAAAATTACACTTGCGGATGTGGAAAACGGAAAGTTCAAGGTGGAAACGGTGGTTGCAAACAAGAACGGACAAAGCTACTTATGGACAAGAGAAATAGAGGCTTTTCAGGATAAGCTTGTGATTTTCGATAAAGCAGAGTCTGAAACCGAAATGCCCTTTAAATCCAGGCTTTTCTTCAAACAGAACGACGTGTATTTCCCAAAAGAGAACAAAAACAAAATGCAGCTGCTTACAGAAAGCTATCTCATGACCTTAACAAGTGAAATGCAGATTTCCCGGGAACTTGCACCCGTGATGAATGAAGAAAATAATCTTGATTATGCGGTTATCTGCGAAACAAATACGGTTTCAAGCAAAGAATTTATCAATAAAACCGTAATAGAATTTGAGGATAGATAAAAAACGGATAGGAGAAAAGAATGATGAAAAAAAGTGTAAGCTTATTTTTGTGCCTTGTCATGCTTTTAAGTGTAGCAGGCGTATCTGCTTTCGGGGCAAAAAGCAAGATAATCATCTACACCACCGCAGATGATAATTATTTTGAAAAAGGGGAGTGGGTCACAACCGATAACCCTGATTTGCAGTCGATAGAGGGTGCGCCGTCCCGTTACCTTGCTGGCGAAGGCAATGCATACTGGGTACCGGAACTTCCGCATGGTAAGTATAAGGTTTCTGTTTACAGAACGGTGCATCCTGCATCCCAGGATAACCAGATTTACGAAATTGTGCATCACAGCAAAACGGATTATGCTGTGGTAAGCTTTACGTCGGGCGAAAAAGGCTGGGTAGAGCTTGGTACCTATGATTTTTGGGGCGATGGTGACGATTATATCAAGGTGACAAGACCTGCTAAATTAAATACCAGCAAGCCGCAGAGAATGCACGCGATTTCCTTTGAGCTTGTGGAAGAAATTAAAACACCGATTCCCGAGAATAAGCCGGCAGTTGCACCGGGTAAAAAGCCCGATGTTGCACTGATTGCAGGGGAGACCTCTGCAACAGAAAATGTTGAAGATACGAGAGTATCCAACGTAGTAAAACCGGTTAAAGCAGGAGATGTTATGCTCATTCCGGCGGGAGATCCTTTTTACTATGTAGCAAGTGGCACATGGGGAAAAACGACTTCTGCAGAAGGTCATGATGGTGGCGAGAGTCATTTTACCTCTACAGCTAAAGGTAAATTTATGTATACACCTTTTATGCCTGCCGGCAAATATAAGGTGGAGTTGTTTATGCCGGTTCATGCAAACTCCCACAAAAATCAGACGGTTACCGTACAGCATGCCGATAAAACCGACACCTTTACTTTAGACTACACCAAGGGTAAATCCCATTGGGAAAATCTTGGTACATTAGAGTTTTACGGCAACGGTAATGATTTTATAAGTGCGGAACTGCCTTCTAAAAATGAGGGAATAGCACTCCGTACCTCTGCGGTTCGGTTCACACTTGTAGAGCTTTCTTCCAAAGAACCGCCCAAAGGTAAGGTGGACCCTGCCAACCGCAATGCGGATATTGAAATGGATATTCCTGCATATCCAATCGACTACAAGGGTATTTCTGTTATTATTGATAATATACTGCAGGTGTATGACCAGCCTGCAATTGTTGTGGATGACAGAACGCTTGTGCCCTTGCGCGGAATTTTTGAAGCACTCGGCGCAAAGGTTTATTGGAACGGTGAAAATGAGTCTGTTACCGCAATCAAGGATGATATCAATATATTCCTGCAAATCGGCAATAAAACCGCAACCAAAAACGGTGCTGAAATTGCACTCGATGTTCCGGCGCAGGTTGTAAATGACAGAACATTGGTACCCGTTCGCTTTGTATCCGAGGCGTTGGGGGCGAAAGTGGACTGGGACGATAAAAACCAGGCTGTTCTGATTCAGACGGGCGAAAAAGGACCGCAGAATCTCTTTATTCCGTCCATTGCATTTCAGGATATGGGTACGTGGGAATGCAAATCGGATGACGGCGGTCTTATGGGTAACAACCTTTTCGGCAAGACCGATGAAACGGGCGAATACGAGCCTGCAAAGATTAAGGTTAATATAAAAGAAGAGGGCGATTATCAGATTTTTGTGCACGCCCGTGACTTTTCGTCAAATCAGCCGGGTGCCAGGTATTTTGACGTGGAGTTTAACGGCGTCAGAGTGCCCAAAACCTTTGGTCAGCATGGGTTAGACGGCTATTACTGGGAAAGAGTTGCGCCTGTTCATTTAAAACAGGGTGTGCTGGAGATTGCTTTGCACGACACCTCTACCTTCTATGTAAGATGCGATGGTATCTTTATAACAAAGGATCTTACCATGAAAACCCCGCCAAATACAACTACGGCGATAAAAGAAGCGGCAACCATTGTGGGCGATAGCTATAACGCAGATGTTTTCTTCCCGCAATATGCAAAGGTTGCGGACAAACAAGCTGTATCTACGGCATCCATTCAGAACGAAAATGTGAAAATTGATTTTTATACCGTTCCCACCGAAATGGGAAATGTGGTGCAGAAAAAAACAACAGTAAACGGCAAGGTTACAGCAGACAGAGACAATGCGTTCGGTGTGCTCTTAATGTATGCAAAAGACGGTGCGTTCAACGCAAGAAGCGGACAGTTCCCTGTATACAAGGCAACGTTCAGCCAGAGCGGAACCGAAACAACTGTAAGTACAAGTGACGTTTATAAGTTGGGCGAGCCTTCCTGGCTTATTCCGGATTCGGTGGAAATTCAAGACAACAGTACCGCCATTTTAACAGCAACGGGTAGCTATGCAGATGCAGTTTATAAAGTTGAACTTCTGCCCGGTAAATCAGATGCTAAAATTACCCTTACATTAAAGCCAAAACGTGACGGCAAGTTCTCTGTAAACCTGATTTCAGGTAACGAAAGCAAGGAATTTACCTATGCATTCATGCCTTTCCGTTTTAACGGTGCAGTTCTTCCCGAAGAGCCGTATATGGTATCAGAACCCTATGCCACCGTCCCCATGGCTTTAAAAACCGTTTTAAATGATGCAGGAGAACCCATAACAACCGGTGTTGCTCTTGGTACAGAAAACATTAAGCTTCGTTGGCCCAAAATGGAAAATGCAGATTTTGGCATGACCTTAAAAGGTCCTGAAGGCGGAGCACTTCCTTCTATTACCATTCCGGCTTTGTCGAGCGCTGATTCTATGATGAAAGCAGGCGATAGCTTTGATATTACCTATTACCTTGTGGAATCTCCCGGGGAATGGTATCCGGTTTACGAGAGAATGGCGCTTGATGTATATCATGTAACGGATTACAGAAAGAACTACCAAGCTTCCCTTACCGATGCAATTTTAAATACTACACGTTTAGCGGCTGACGATTACTCGGGTTGGGATGCAAATCAGAAAGGGTATTCCAATATCGAAGCGGAAAATTTGGTGACCCAGTCCAATCCTTTGGTGTTTATGTCCACCTATCTTTTGAGTGAAGATAAAGATTTCTTAGAAAGAAGAACCATTCCGTCTCTTGCGTTTCTGCTCACACGCCCCGGTTTCCATTATAATAACGGGGATATTGAGGGAACACCGACTTACGGTGGTGTAACACCCATTGGCGAGATTTGCAAAAACTACGGCAGCTCTGTTTACGGTGGAGCATATCGGATGACACAGGGATTAACACCGAGACTTAAGGAATACGGCATAGATAACGGACTTGTTAATTATGACAGCTACGGTTCTTCCCCTGATTTCCAGCATTTGCTTGCACTTTATCAGTATACAGGCAACACCGAGTATCTGGAAAACGCAAAACGGGAAGCGGATGCCTTTATCAGAGAGCATATTGATGCACCGCGAACCACCTTCTTTAACGAACAGATGTTTATTGCCATTGATTTCTATCCGCAGTTTTTCGGATTGATTGATATGTACGAGGTGACAGGCGAACAAAAATATTTAGATGCGGCAGAGCGCGGGGCAAGACATCTTTTGCCCACAGTATGGATTTATCCTGCGGCGGATGAAAACGAAATGATAAATGTATCTGCAGATTATACTCGCGAACATCACTACGGCAAAGATATGCAGTTCTGGAAACTAAATGAAATGGACAGAGTTGGTTATCCTGACAAAATGGCAAACCTTACCGATGAAACCGTTCCGTACTGGGCAGTGTCCAGAAACGGGTTATCCTTAGAACAAACCTTTACCTTTACCGATCATAACTCTGCATCGGGCAACATGATTATGGCAAACTGGGCGCCCGACCTGATGCGTCTTGCGGAATACACAGGCAATCCGATTTATGAAACCTATGCAAGAAACGCCATTATCGGCAGACATGTAACCTATTCGGGCTACTACTACACCGACCATTTTGCTTATAACAGAAACGTGAACTATCCCTATGAAGGTCCGGATATCACAGGTCTTTACTGGCATCATATGCAGCCGTTCCTGGCAATGCTTCAGGATTTCCTGTTTACGCAGGCGTGGAACTGGTCTGATAAGCAAATCGATTTCCCGTCGGTCAGAAACTCAGGCTATGCGTACTTCAACAACCATATGTATGGCGGTGAAAGCGGAAAATTCTATGACGAAGACGGCATGTGGCTGTGGCTTAAGGACGGATTGCTTACCGTAGACAACATTCAGCTCGATTGGTTCGGTGCAAGAAAAGACGGCGTTGCGTTCTTTGCATTCATGAACGAGGATTCTGCACAGCAAAGTGCGACAGTAACTTTAGGCGATAGCCTTTCAGGTTTTAACGGAGAAGCGGTTGTTTATGATGCAAAAGGGAATAAGACACCTGTTACCGTAACAGACGGTAAATTTACCATTACCGTTCCCGGCAAAACCATCGCTTCTGTTAAAATTGTGTGCGAAAACGTAAAAGCACCCGAATATGCGACGGTAAACGTGGTTGAAGCGGCAGAAGGCAATCAGAAAGCACTTGCCAAAGAAGGGGAGACCGATACGGGCTTTGTTCTGCAGATGTCGGGCGAAGAATATTTTGCGCATGTATATATTACAGAGCGTTTAGGTCAGGCTGAGAAAATGACACTCAACTACAAGATTGGCGATGGCGAGTGGCAAAAGGCAGATGACACATATGCGCCTTTTGAATTTATAATTCGTGTGGACGATACCACGGCAGAATTCACTTATTATGTGGAAAAGGTTGTAAACGGAAAGACCATTAAGTCTTCCGAAAAGACATTAAAAGCACTTGGTCAGAACGATTGACAATAAAAAAGACAGCTGATGCAAATCAGCTGTCTTTTTTATTGTTTAAAACGTGTTTTAAATTTCTTTTCCGCAGGCTTTCAGCAAAATTTCATGGAGCTTTATTTCATAATCGTAATCCCAATCATTTTTTATTTCTCTGATAACCATTTTATAAAAGCCTCTCATCATGTTTTCGTAGCGGTCAAAGGGCGGTGTGCTCTGCTTCTTGCCGACAATGCCCCAACCGTGGCTTAATGCTTCTTCTCGAGTCACTTCGCGATAGTCGGTTTGGATATTTCCGCCTGCATAATATTCAATGGGGTTGATTTCAACTGTCTTTTTGCTTCCGCAAACCACCAATTGTCTGCGCATAAATCCGCCCGGCTCTGCGGCACAGGTTTTGGCAAAGGAGACGCCGTTTTTATATTTAAATACCGCCATGCCGTAATCCTCTGCGGTGGTGTTTTCAATGCCCGTAGCACACGAAAGGGGAATGATTTCCTCCGGCTCGCCCTGAATGGCAAAAATAAGGTCAATTAAATGACAGCCCAAGAAATACAGCATGCCACCTGGAAATTGCTTGAGCCATTCTCTCTTTGCGTCCTTGTGCATACAGTCCATGTGCGCTTCAACCGCGTAGATTTCGCCAAACTCTCCGGCTTTAATTTCCTGCATAACTTTTTGCACAATGGGATTGTAGCGGTACATATAACCCATATTGAACACCAGATTTTTTGCCCGCGCGGTGTTTACCATGTCGCAAAATTCCTTGTGGTCTATGCCGCCCGGCTTATCTAAATACACATGAACACCTTTATCAATAAACTGCTTTGCGTATTTGGTGGAGTGAAGCTCGTCCGATTCAATGGCAACCGCATCAAGCTCCATGTCAAGCAATTCTTCTACAGTGCAAACCGCGATGTCTTTGTAGGCAGGCGCGGAAAGCCCTTGTGGGTTTTCGGTGTTAAAAACATTGCTGTCCGGTGCCGCGACGCCCACAAATTCAAAAATGTCTGCAAGCTTTTTCAAGGTTTGTGCGCAGGCTATGGCATGGTCGTGTTTGATTCCAATCTGCGCTATTTTAATTTTTTTCATGATAAGCACTCCAATCAAATAATACCCCGATGGGGAAGTTTTTGTCGTTTGCAAGACGGGTAAATACGTCAAAGCAGTCTTTAGGAGAAACAATTTCGTTAATCATATTCTTAAGCGAGATTCTTCCGAATTTCTGAAGCTTGAAAATGGAATCAAAATCATCTGCGTAGGTGAACACGTCGCCGTTGGATTCAAAATTTGGTCTTGCGAGAGTGTGTGCACCAACCAATGTGATGCCGGGTGCATGCACCTTTCTGTAGTAGTCCACTGAAAAATCCGAGTCACGGGTACAGCCGAGAAGCGCAACTCTTCCGAATTTTTTCATGCAGTCTAATGCCTGATTTAACCCTTCGCCTCTGCCGGTTACCTCTACGCACATGTTTGCACCGCCGTTTGTTAAAGATTTTACCTGCTCTGCAAAATCCGCATCAAAGGGATTTAAAGCGTAATCTGCACCGTTTTTTAAGGCGAATTGTCTTCTTTCTTCTACGGGGTCTGCCGCAATAATCGGAACAAGACCCGAAGTTTTTGCAAGCATGACCGCGTATTGTCCTAAAATACCAAGTCCCATAACCAGAACACTTTCTCCGAATTTCGGATGCATTTTCCGAAGTGCTGCTGAAGAAAAGGTAGAAATAAACACAGGTGTAGCTTCTTTTAAACCAACACCGTCGGGGATAGGTATGAGGTGGTCTTCTTGGATAAGCTGATAGGATTTATGACATCCCCATATTGTGGCAACCCGGTCGCCAACGGAAAATTTTGTGACCTGATCACCAACAGCAACCACCACACCCGAGCCACTGTAGCCGCAGGCTCTCGGGAATTTCACCGAGGGGCTTGCAAAGGTGTTTACACTCGGGTCACCAATTAAATTTGCCTTTTCTGTTC
This DNA window, taken from Clostridia bacterium, encodes the following:
- a CDS encoding Gfo/Idh/MocA family oxidoreductase, yielding MKKIKIAQIGIKHDHAIACAQTLKKLADIFEFVGVAAPDSNVFNTENPQGLSAPAYKDIAVCTVEELLDMELDAVAIESDELHSTKYAKQFIDKGVHVYLDKPGGIDHKEFCDMVNTARAKNLVFNMGYMYRYNPIVQKVMQEIKAGEFGEIYAVEAHMDCMHKDAKREWLKQFPGGMLYFLGCHLIDLIFAIQGEPEEIIPLSCATGIENTTAEDYGMAVFKYKNGVSFAKTCAAEPGGFMRRQLVVCGSKKTVEINPIEYYAGGNIQTDYREVTREEALSHGWGIVGKKQSTPPFDRYENMMRGFYKMVIREIKNDWDYDYEIKLHEILLKACGKEI
- a CDS encoding zinc-binding alcohol dehydrogenase, producing the protein MNAKQIIFTKPYTAELLDVVMDAPKGTEVLIQTAYTAISAGTEKANLIGDPSVNTFASPSVKFPRACGYSGSGVVVAVGDQVTKFSVGDRVATIWGCHKSYQLIQEDHLIPIPDGVGLKEATPVFISTFSSAALRKMHPKFGESVLVMGLGILGQYAVMLAKTSGLVPIIAADPVEERRQFALKNGADYALNPFDADFAEQVKSLTNGGANMCVEVTGRGEGLNQALDCMKKFGRVALLGCTRDSDFSVDYYRKVHAPGITLVGAHTLARPNFESNGDVFTYADDFDSIFKLQKFGRISLKNMINEIVSPKDCFDVFTRLANDKNFPIGVLFDWSAYHEKN
- a CDS encoding ABC transporter substrate-binding protein; this translates as MKKTICLILTFILVLLCVSCGEKNDASVASGEISLFAFSPDTLNPLTTKYKTNASLLSSMLYKPLLTVNEDLSITPCLATEWHFSKNGSILKLTLRDDIVFSDGTPLTAIHAKGALDTLKEYSAGLYSPVNDYVESCSASGNVLTLKLKQKGLGVLSTLNFPIYKDKTSLLGCGSYILTDKTNDKLVLTANTGENANKEFLPQIKTVHVVYYPNKEAAANAFHALDIDMVSCDINALSTLSNMTNISTHDYVTDKFTYLGFNCTSTILPDAYARKAIAHLIDKQALVDSMLAGYATITNSPFRPKSAYDKAYKTDLQFNIEKAKAYLKKSHAEDVPSFSILINEESDSKKKTAEFINTQLRENGIDSQITALPYKEYLEKIEKGEYTAYIGEVIIPADQNLSFLLHSSKNNLNYKVKKMDALLTEFSGTGLQKKKTDSAKEIQALLLKHVPIISLYYEKEVFAVSDKVNGTFSPYANSLYEDISKWSVK
- the nifU gene encoding Fe-S cluster assembly scaffold protein NifU; this encodes MQYTEKVIDHFTNPRNVGEIENADGVGEVGNAKCGDIMKMYLKIEDEIITDVKFKTYGCGAAIATSSVATEMIKGKSVDEALRLKNSEVVDELGGLPDVKIHCSVLAEEAIKKAIGDYYVKKGILPAEQHECDGCCEACKKHEQE
- a CDS encoding TIGR00282 family metallophosphoesterase — protein: MNILFIGDIVGKPGREYIVRNLNRIRKENKIDICIANGENASHGNSITIPSLKELWNAGIDVFTMGNHTFNRNVEDVFENFDYIIRPANYNKSLPGEGSVVYDTGCYRLGVINIQGQVYLDPINSPFDAVMAEYAKIKDEADAILIDFHAEATSEKAAMAHFMDGKVAAVVGTHTHVQTADERILPGGTAFITDVGMTGAHHSILGTKTEIIVNRFAYHQRDRFELSDGIAQFNAVVISVDDKTGLAKEIKRMNIV
- a CDS encoding heparinase II/III family protein; amino-acid sequence: MKRTGADYIKPFAKEIFGTENVGFYPYPREELIKQPIFPYFVLDGGAFNLMKDRFGTADGDKILELTLSGDLFEIFKYKGEFNWEASFAYSKDTDFMKKYEWQIWPQRLYFTIPLAHKFLQTGERKYADAWLTIVKEWDRAHPYQEFDPAIHYIKTDMVWRDMQVAWRTMSLLHGLFMLSDAPFTKDDWKYLYDFVKLHMNHLYIEAIDRLNRKYAQNHVLQIGVVLLFAVSMFPEFDNIEELTKIALDTVELNLRNAIFEDGGSDEDSPSYSHFIARLYLEALLIIEKNGYPEIKGLEESVKKQYEWLYRCMTPQGKPLALSDSYGLDVLLDLEYVSRLIELDFDRELKSVYYPHSHIAIYRNGDMTLVLDAPSWPGPHHHAGTPQILSFYKDKPLLIDTGVCSYDRWEFYEYLHEFKAHNVVYNPEFEIDDCTVTPKITLADVENGKFKVETVVANKNGQSYLWTREIEAFQDKLVIFDKAESETEMPFKSRLFFKQNDVYFPKENKNKMQLLTESYLMTLTSEMQISRELAPVMNEENNLDYAVICETNTVSSKEFINKTVIEFEDR